In the Pseudomonas sp. DTU_2021_1001937_2_SI_NGA_ILE_001 genome, one interval contains:
- a CDS encoding response regulator transcription factor, whose protein sequence is MNILVIEDNRDIHDNLVEFLQLKGHQVEGALDGLSGLHLAATKPFDAIILDIMLPGIDGNRICHSLRQHSRSDVTILMLSARDTLEDRLVGFSAGADDYVTKPFAMTEVLARLEAIVTRRLGQGNRVLSVADLRFDLDTLEVSRGGIPLKLNPTHLKLLELLMRRSPHLVQRKELEQALWGSDMPKGGSLRSNIHILRRTLDGAFDTELLHTVHGLGYKICTAQAAAS, encoded by the coding sequence ATGAATATTCTAGTCATCGAAGACAACCGCGATATCCATGACAACCTGGTGGAGTTCCTGCAGCTCAAGGGGCATCAGGTCGAAGGCGCGCTGGACGGCCTGAGTGGCCTGCACCTGGCTGCCACAAAGCCTTTCGACGCGATCATCCTCGACATCATGCTGCCGGGCATCGACGGCAACCGTATCTGCCACAGCCTGCGCCAGCACTCGCGCTCGGACGTCACCATTCTGATGCTCAGCGCCCGCGACACCCTGGAAGACCGCCTGGTGGGCTTTTCTGCCGGGGCCGACGACTACGTGACCAAACCCTTTGCCATGACCGAAGTGCTGGCGCGCCTGGAGGCCATCGTCACCCGCCGCCTGGGCCAGGGCAACCGGGTGCTGAGCGTGGCCGACCTACGTTTCGACCTCGACACCCTGGAGGTCTCCAGGGGTGGCATACCCCTCAAGCTCAACCCCACGCACCTCAAGCTGCTGGAACTGCTGATGCGCCGCAGCCCGCACCTGGTGCAGCGCAAGGAGCTGGAGCAGGCGCTGTGGGGCAGCGACATGCCCAAGGGCGGCAGCCTGCGCAGCAACATCCATATTCTGCGCCGCACCCTGGACGGCGCCTTCGATACCGAACTGCTGCACACCGTGCATGGCCTTGGTTACAAGATCTGTACCGCGCAGGCGGCGGCAAGCTGA
- a CDS encoding phosphoethanolamine--lipid A transferase — MLKIKAVRPEVVTVLASLYLLLGFNSKLWAHVFQVTAPDHTGFVLGIVFAALIWILFNILLTLVAFRGVLKPVLITLFMLSSGIAYFMNEYGVIFDAAMFRNVAETNPTEALALLSGKLFLYIVLLGVLPSWLLYKTPIRYRRWPAELLSKALVSVGCAALLGAMAMINYQGLASLFRNHHELRLMVVPSNLVGAAYGYLREQVATAGTTLRPTATDAQRDPASLQRPHKSLTVLVVGESARAENFGLLGYARDTTPKLRAEGDVIAFGDVWSCGTETAVSVPCMFSNLGRKRYDAATARTQEGLLDVLKRAGYDVVWLDNQAGCKGTCDRVTFQDLSNDKDPALCANHECRDMILLRDLQSRLDNLQHDTVLVLHQMGSHGPEYYKRYPAEFEKFTPVCQSNALNNCSRENIINGYDNTLLYTDHVLATLIDTLRRNQDKVDTAMLYLSDHGESLGEYNLFLHGTPYMVAPEQQRHIPMVAWFSPSYRQSFGVDTDCLQNNRNLPLSQDNLFHSMLGLLDVKTSEYQKSLDMFAACRKPSA, encoded by the coding sequence ATGCTGAAGATCAAGGCCGTACGTCCTGAAGTCGTGACCGTTCTTGCCAGCCTCTACTTGCTGCTGGGTTTCAACTCGAAACTCTGGGCGCATGTATTCCAGGTCACCGCACCCGACCATACAGGGTTTGTACTGGGCATCGTGTTTGCCGCATTGATCTGGATTCTGTTCAACATTCTGCTGACCCTGGTGGCCTTTCGCGGTGTGTTGAAGCCGGTGCTGATCACCTTGTTCATGCTCAGTTCGGGCATCGCCTACTTCATGAATGAATATGGCGTGATCTTCGACGCCGCCATGTTCCGCAATGTCGCCGAGACCAATCCGACCGAAGCCCTGGCCCTGCTGTCGGGCAAGTTGTTCCTCTACATCGTCTTGCTGGGCGTATTGCCCTCCTGGCTGCTGTACAAGACCCCCATCCGTTATCGCCGCTGGCCGGCGGAACTGCTCAGCAAGGCGCTGGTGAGCGTCGGCTGCGCCGCCCTGCTGGGCGCCATGGCGATGATCAACTATCAGGGCCTGGCTTCGCTGTTTCGCAACCACCACGAACTGCGCCTGATGGTGGTGCCCAGCAACCTGGTGGGTGCGGCCTACGGTTACCTGCGTGAGCAAGTCGCCACCGCCGGCACCACGCTGCGCCCGACTGCCACTGATGCGCAGCGTGACCCGGCCAGCCTGCAGCGCCCGCACAAGTCGTTGACCGTGCTGGTAGTGGGTGAAAGTGCCCGCGCCGAAAACTTCGGCCTGCTCGGTTACGCCCGCGACACCACGCCCAAGTTGCGCGCCGAAGGTGATGTGATCGCTTTCGGTGACGTGTGGTCGTGCGGTACGGAAACTGCCGTGTCGGTGCCGTGCATGTTTTCCAACCTGGGCCGCAAGCGTTACGACGCCGCCACCGCCCGCACCCAGGAAGGCTTGCTCGACGTACTCAAGCGCGCCGGCTACGACGTGGTGTGGCTGGACAACCAGGCCGGCTGCAAAGGCACCTGCGATCGGGTGACCTTCCAGGACCTGAGCAACGACAAGGACCCGGCGCTGTGCGCCAACCACGAATGCCGCGACATGATTCTGCTGCGCGACCTGCAGAGTCGCCTGGACAACCTGCAGCACGACACCGTGCTGGTCCTGCACCAGATGGGCAGCCACGGTCCCGAGTACTACAAGCGCTACCCGGCCGAATTCGAGAAATTCACCCCGGTGTGCCAGAGCAATGCGCTGAACAACTGCTCGCGGGAAAACATCATCAACGGCTATGACAACACGCTGCTCTACACCGACCACGTGCTGGCCACACTGATCGATACCCTGCGCCGCAACCAGGACAAGGTCGACACCGCCATGCTGTACCTGTCCGACCATGGCGAGTCGCTGGGCGAGTACAACCTGTTCCTGCACGGCACGCCGTACATGGTCGCCCCCGAGCAACAACGGCATATCCCCATGGTGGCGTGGTTCTCACCCAGCTACCGGCAGTCGTTCGGTGTCGACACCGACTGCCTGCAGAACAACCGCAACCTGCCGCTGAGCCAGGACAACCTGTTCCATTCGATGCTGGGCCTGCTGGACGTGAAGACCAGCGAGTACCAGAAGTCGCTGGACATGTTTGCGGCGTGCCGCAAGCCGTCGGCCTGA
- a CDS encoding transketolase has product MSANQSPATTVSLGERAHNIRRHALRMGQVQGQGYVGQALGAADLLAVSYFHAMKLRPEDPEWEGRDRFYLSIGHYAIALYAALIEAQVIPLDELETYGTDDSRLPMSGMAAYTPGMEITGGSLGHGLGIAVGACLGLKRKQSESFVYNLLSDGELNEGSTWEAVMSASHWKLDNLIAIVDVNNQQADGHSSEVLAFEPIVDRWQAFGWFTQRVDGNDIEALVRAFDAARQHPDAQPRVIICDTRMGKGVPFLESREKTHFIRVDEHEWDIALDNLEAGRTA; this is encoded by the coding sequence ATGAGCGCTAACCAATCACCCGCAACTACCGTGAGTCTGGGCGAACGTGCCCATAACATCCGCCGCCATGCCCTGCGCATGGGCCAGGTGCAGGGCCAGGGTTATGTGGGCCAGGCCCTGGGCGCGGCTGACCTGCTGGCCGTGTCCTACTTCCACGCCATGAAGCTGCGCCCCGAAGACCCCGAGTGGGAAGGGCGGGACCGTTTCTACCTGTCCATCGGTCACTACGCCATCGCCCTGTATGCCGCGCTCATCGAGGCTCAGGTCATTCCCCTGGATGAGCTGGAAACCTACGGCACCGACGACAGCCGCCTGCCGATGTCGGGCATGGCGGCCTACACACCGGGCATGGAGATCACCGGTGGTTCGCTCGGCCATGGCCTGGGTATCGCGGTGGGCGCCTGCCTGGGCCTCAAGCGCAAGCAGAGTGAGTCGTTCGTCTACAACCTGCTGTCCGACGGCGAGCTGAACGAGGGCTCGACCTGGGAGGCGGTGATGTCCGCCTCGCACTGGAAGCTCGACAACCTGATCGCCATCGTCGACGTCAACAACCAGCAGGCCGACGGTCACTCCAGCGAAGTGCTGGCCTTCGAACCTATCGTCGACCGCTGGCAGGCGTTCGGCTGGTTCACCCAGCGCGTTGACGGCAACGACATCGAGGCCCTGGTGCGGGCCTTCGATGCTGCACGCCAGCACCCCGACGCGCAGCCGCGGGTGATCATCTGCGACACGCGCATGGGCAAGGGCGTGCCCTTTCTGGAAAGCCGTGAGAAGACCCACTTCATCCGGGTCGACGAACACGAGTGGGACATCGCTTTGGACAATCTTGAGGCTGGGAGAACCGCATGA
- a CDS encoding phosphatase PAP2 family protein, which translates to MAETSTVPVSRPFNFRLAAGIPIGIMVLLLIFDPTAVDYFLANLFYVPGQGFIGAHSYWLETVLHDRAKQVVIILAVLFAVGFAASWVVASLRPWRRTLGYIVLAMGLSTGIITPLKNLTQVQCPWSLSDFGGVETHTPLLSHRAPSLKPGLCWPGGHAATGFSLLALFFALRDRKPRAARVALAVALGLGVLFSLGRMMQGAHFLSHNVWTLLIDWLICLACYRWLLYRPQPAAVPAGAAVNT; encoded by the coding sequence ATGGCCGAAACATCCACGGTCCCGGTTTCACGCCCCTTCAACTTTCGGCTGGCCGCCGGTATTCCCATCGGCATCATGGTGTTGTTGCTGATTTTCGATCCCACCGCCGTGGACTACTTCCTGGCCAACCTGTTCTATGTACCGGGGCAGGGCTTCATCGGCGCCCACAGTTACTGGCTGGAAACCGTATTGCATGACCGCGCCAAGCAGGTGGTCATCATCCTGGCGGTGCTGTTCGCCGTCGGCTTCGCGGCGAGCTGGGTGGTGGCCAGCCTGCGGCCCTGGCGCCGTACCCTGGGTTACATCGTGTTGGCCATGGGGCTGTCGACCGGCATCATCACGCCGCTGAAGAACCTTACCCAGGTGCAGTGCCCCTGGAGCCTGAGCGATTTCGGGGGTGTCGAGACCCACACGCCGCTGCTCAGCCACCGTGCACCCAGCCTCAAGCCGGGGCTGTGCTGGCCGGGCGGGCATGCGGCGACCGGCTTTTCGCTGCTGGCGCTGTTCTTCGCCCTACGTGACCGCAAGCCGCGTGCCGCGCGCGTGGCCTTGGCCGTGGCCCTCGGCCTGGGCGTGCTGTTTTCCTTGGGGCGGATGATGCAGGGCGCGCATTTTCTCTCCCATAACGTCTGGACCCTGCTGATCGACTGGCTGATCTGCCTGGCCTGCTACCGCTGGCTGCTGTACCGCCCGCAACCTGCAGCAGTGCCTGCCGGCGCCGCCGTCAATACCTGA
- a CDS encoding transketolase family protein: MSTVKSNGAETGKKRLTTSAMIASIAAEGQPTRPAPFGHALAALAEQRPEIVGLSADLSKYTDLHIFAKAHPQRFYQMGMAEQLLMSAAAGMAREGCVPFATTYAVFASRRAYDFICMAIAEENLNVKIVCGLPGLTTGYGPSHQATDDLAIFRAMPNLTIVDPCDALEIEQATVAIAEHQGPVYMRLLRGNVPLVLDRYDYKFQLGKAQVIRPGNEVLVIATGLMTMRALEAAEKLQADDVDVAVLHVPTIKPLDEQTILAEARKPGRLVVTAENHSIIGGLGEAVASVLLRNGVTPTFRQIALPDAFLDAGALPTLHDRYGISTEEVARQIKGWL; encoded by the coding sequence ATGAGTACCGTCAAATCCAACGGCGCCGAGACTGGCAAGAAACGCTTGACCACCTCGGCGATGATCGCCTCGATCGCCGCCGAAGGGCAGCCGACCCGGCCCGCACCCTTTGGTCATGCCCTGGCGGCCCTGGCCGAGCAGCGTCCGGAGATTGTCGGCCTGAGCGCCGACCTGTCGAAGTACACCGACCTGCACATCTTCGCCAAGGCGCACCCGCAGCGCTTCTACCAGATGGGCATGGCCGAGCAGTTGCTGATGAGCGCCGCCGCCGGCATGGCCCGCGAAGGCTGCGTGCCGTTCGCCACCACCTATGCGGTGTTCGCTTCGCGGCGCGCCTATGACTTCATCTGCATGGCCATTGCCGAGGAGAACCTCAACGTCAAGATCGTCTGCGGCCTGCCGGGCCTGACCACCGGCTACGGCCCCAGCCACCAGGCCACCGATGACCTGGCGATTTTCCGCGCCATGCCCAACCTGACCATCGTCGACCCTTGCGATGCGCTGGAGATCGAGCAGGCCACGGTGGCCATCGCCGAGCACCAGGGCCCGGTGTACATGCGCCTGCTGCGCGGCAACGTACCGCTGGTGCTGGACCGCTACGACTACAAGTTCCAGCTCGGCAAGGCCCAGGTGATCCGCCCCGGCAACGAGGTGCTGGTCATCGCTACCGGGTTGATGACCATGCGTGCCCTGGAGGCCGCAGAGAAGCTGCAGGCCGACGACGTGGATGTGGCGGTGCTGCACGTGCCGACCATCAAGCCGCTGGACGAGCAGACAATCCTGGCCGAGGCGCGCAAGCCGGGGCGGCTGGTGGTCACGGCCGAGAACCATTCGATCATTGGCGGCCTGGGCGAAGCGGTGGCCAGCGTGTTGCTGCGCAATGGCGTGACCCCGACCTTCCGGCAGATCGCCTTGCCCGACGCCTTCCTCGACGCCGGCGCGCTGCCGACCCTGCATGATCGCTATGGCATATCCACCGAGGAAGTGGCGCGGCAGATCAAGGGCTGGTTGTAG
- a CDS encoding SDR family NAD(P)-dependent oxidoreductase, with product MLLKDKVAIITGAASARGIGRATAEIFARQGARVVILDLDESAARDAAAALGEDHLGLAANVADQGQVQRAVAAVLEHYGHIDVLINNAGITQPLKILDIGHSDYDKVLDVSLRGTLLMSQAVIPSMRARQSGSIVCMSSVSAQRGGGIFGGPHYSAAKAGVLGLARAMARELGPDSVRVNSIAPGLIQTDITGGLMQDERRHAIIDGIPLGRLGQAQDVGNAALFLASDLSSYLTGITLDVNGGMLIH from the coding sequence ATGCTCTTGAAAGACAAGGTTGCAATCATCACTGGCGCGGCCTCGGCACGCGGTATCGGCCGGGCCACTGCTGAAATTTTTGCCCGTCAGGGTGCTCGCGTGGTGATCCTCGACCTCGACGAATCCGCGGCCCGCGATGCCGCCGCTGCCCTCGGCGAGGACCATCTGGGCCTGGCTGCCAACGTTGCCGACCAGGGCCAGGTCCAGCGTGCCGTGGCCGCTGTGCTGGAGCATTACGGGCACATCGACGTGCTGATCAACAACGCCGGCATCACCCAACCCCTGAAGATCCTCGACATCGGTCACAGCGACTACGACAAGGTGCTGGACGTCAGCCTGCGCGGCACGCTGCTGATGTCGCAGGCGGTGATCCCGAGCATGCGCGCCCGCCAGTCCGGCAGCATCGTGTGCATGTCGTCGGTCTCTGCCCAGCGCGGCGGGGGCATCTTCGGCGGCCCGCACTACAGCGCTGCCAAGGCCGGCGTGCTGGGCCTGGCGCGGGCCATGGCCCGGGAACTGGGGCCAGACAGCGTACGGGTCAACTCCATCGCTCCAGGTCTGATCCAGACCGACATCACCGGCGGCCTGATGCAGGACGAGCGTCGCCACGCGATCATCGACGGCATTCCGCTGGGCCGCCTGGGCCAGGCGCAGGATGTCGGCAATGCCGCGCTGTTCCTGGCCAGTGACCTGTCCAGCTACCTCACCGGCATCACCCTGGATGTCAACGGCGGCATGCTGATCCACTGA
- a CDS encoding GAF domain-containing protein — protein sequence MPTSQPLSTTACHLDFAELQIINEIEGLSEILRLVLMRTGLKFAAIGKFSDEHWIAYIINDEMHLGIKPGHAIPQEVALCTQVLRDQAELVIPHASQDPYYKHHPNIVKFGLDCYISFPVYLTNGELFGSLCATAPHSAAILNDPELIESLRLFARLSGRLLSTPPCHIHH from the coding sequence ATGCCAACCAGCCAGCCTCTCTCGACCACCGCCTGCCACCTCGACTTTGCAGAACTGCAAATCATCAACGAGATCGAAGGCCTGTCGGAAATTCTTCGACTGGTGTTGATGCGTACCGGCTTGAAGTTTGCTGCCATCGGCAAGTTTTCCGACGAGCATTGGATCGCTTATATCATCAATGATGAAATGCACCTGGGTATCAAACCCGGACATGCGATTCCCCAGGAAGTTGCGCTTTGCACTCAGGTGTTACGGGACCAGGCTGAACTTGTTATTCCGCACGCCAGCCAAGACCCGTACTACAAGCATCACCCGAACATCGTCAAGTTTGGTCTGGACTGCTACATCTCGTTCCCGGTGTACCTGACCAACGGTGAACTGTTCGGCTCGCTGTGCGCGACGGCCCCGCATTCGGCGGCCATCCTCAACGACCCGGAACTGATCGAATCGCTGCGCCTATTCGCTCGGCTGAGCGGTCGTCTGCTCTCCACCCCGCCCTGCCATATCCATCATTGA
- a CDS encoding GNAT family N-acetyltransferase: MSNPSFRQATPVDALRCFQIETSAYEGDEAATLEKIATRIAQYPEGFLILEAEGQVIGFINGGCAHEVQMADEAFKELIGHDPAAPNVVIMSVVVDPAWQGQGHASRLMDEYVRRMRGLDKRSIHLMCKERHVALYQRLGYRYVRPSASDHGGMAWHEMLMTL, from the coding sequence ATGTCCAACCCCAGCTTTCGCCAAGCCACGCCCGTCGACGCCTTACGGTGCTTCCAGATCGAAACCAGCGCCTATGAAGGCGATGAGGCCGCCACTCTGGAAAAGATCGCCACGCGTATCGCCCAGTACCCGGAAGGCTTTCTGATCCTGGAGGCCGAAGGGCAGGTCATCGGTTTCATCAACGGCGGTTGTGCCCATGAGGTGCAGATGGCCGATGAAGCCTTCAAGGAACTCATCGGCCATGACCCGGCGGCGCCCAACGTGGTGATCATGTCGGTGGTCGTCGACCCGGCCTGGCAAGGTCAGGGTCATGCTTCACGGCTGATGGACGAATACGTGCGGCGCATGCGTGGCCTGGACAAGCGCAGCATCCACCTGATGTGCAAGGAGCGCCACGTTGCACTGTACCAGCGCCTTGGCTACCGCTACGTACGGCCCTCGGCCTCGGATCATGGCGGGATGGCCTGGCATGAGATGCTCATGACCCTGTAA
- a CDS encoding LysR substrate-binding domain-containing protein: protein MPNPTDTSPNLPALKAIQAFEQTARYGNVARAAEQLNLTPSAVSHQLAKLESMIGRQLFLRNARGVTLTPVGEQYLAEVSGVLHSLAVATERAASDRSLDCLRLHASPSFGFLWLMPRIEQFRQSHPDIQINLSCSYESLHFSRDKIDVDIRHGQPNWPTLEVRSVPDEHLSVMASPTLLAKHPVQGPEDLLHSPLVLSEATLVNWPQWFAQHGLSRPDSPYPLSFDRSYMAMEAARLGLGFALESTLLAKELLARGELVVIEPQRLSVPVSAHHLVFPKAHAAFPRVRRFLEWMRQELGQDFRY, encoded by the coding sequence ATGCCCAACCCCACCGACACCTCGCCCAACCTGCCTGCGCTCAAGGCTATCCAGGCCTTCGAGCAGACCGCGCGTTACGGCAACGTGGCCCGCGCGGCCGAACAGCTGAACCTCACGCCGTCGGCGGTCAGCCATCAATTGGCCAAGCTGGAATCGATGATCGGCCGTCAGTTGTTTCTGCGTAACGCCCGCGGGGTGACCCTGACCCCGGTGGGCGAGCAGTACCTGGCCGAGGTATCCGGTGTGCTGCACAGTCTGGCAGTGGCCACCGAGCGCGCCGCCAGCGACCGCAGCCTGGATTGCCTGCGCTTGCACGCCTCGCCCAGCTTCGGCTTCCTGTGGCTGATGCCGCGTATCGAACAGTTCCGCCAGAGCCACCCGGACATCCAGATCAACCTGTCGTGTTCCTACGAATCGCTGCATTTCAGCCGCGACAAGATCGACGTGGACATCCGCCACGGCCAGCCCAACTGGCCGACCCTGGAAGTGCGCAGCGTGCCCGATGAACATCTGTCGGTGATGGCTTCGCCCACGTTGCTGGCGAAACATCCGGTACAGGGCCCCGAAGACCTGCTGCACAGCCCGCTGGTGCTGTCGGAGGCCACGCTGGTCAACTGGCCGCAGTGGTTCGCCCAGCATGGCCTGTCACGGCCCGACAGCCCCTACCCGCTGAGCTTCGACCGTTCGTACATGGCCATGGAGGCGGCGCGCCTGGGTTTGGGCTTCGCCCTGGAGAGCACCCTGCTGGCGAAAGAGTTGCTGGCCAGGGGCGAACTGGTGGTCATCGAGCCGCAACGGCTCAGCGTGCCGGTGAGCGCGCACCATCTGGTATTCCCCAAGGCACACGCCGCGTTCCCCAGGGTCAGGCGCTTCCTGGAATGGATGCGCCAGGAACTGGGCCAGGACTTCAGGTATTGA
- a CDS encoding MFS transporter has product MTTLSLEAATSVRSNAYRKTAWRLMPFLMLCYLCAYLDRVNVGFAKLQMMNDLSLSEAVYGLGAGMFFIGYFLFEVPSNIILHKVGARRWIARIMITWGIISGMFAFVETAWQFYALRFLLGIAEAGLAPGLLLYLTYWFPSYRRAKMTVLWFVAIPLSGMIGGPLSGWIMNAFAGVHGWAGWQWMFVIEAIPTVVVGLMVLGYLKDGVHQATWLSAEEKQLVQKELEEDNRQKVTHGSVGEFIRDRRLWLLAGIYFCVVMGQYAITFWLPTLIRNAGLSDPLHIGMMTSLPYLCAIVAMLLAGRSGDKHQERRWHLVIPMVLGAAGLSLAAVLGGNLLLSVASLCLAAAGILSASSLFWMLPTTLLGGVSAAAGIAAVNSFANLAGFCSPYLIGWITTNTGSSAIGMYLITGVLLFGATLVLRVPAALVNR; this is encoded by the coding sequence ATGACTACCCTGTCACTCGAAGCGGCCACCTCCGTGCGCTCCAACGCCTACCGCAAGACCGCATGGCGGCTGATGCCGTTCCTGATGCTCTGCTACCTGTGCGCCTACCTGGACCGGGTCAACGTCGGGTTCGCCAAGCTGCAGATGATGAACGACCTGTCGCTCAGCGAAGCGGTGTATGGCCTGGGCGCCGGCATGTTCTTCATCGGCTATTTCCTGTTCGAAGTACCCAGCAACATCATCCTGCACAAGGTCGGCGCCCGGCGCTGGATCGCCCGCATCATGATCACCTGGGGCATCATCTCGGGGATGTTCGCCTTCGTAGAAACCGCCTGGCAGTTCTACGCGCTGCGCTTTCTGCTGGGTATCGCCGAAGCCGGCCTGGCGCCGGGGCTGCTGCTGTACCTCACCTATTGGTTCCCGTCGTATCGGCGCGCCAAGATGACCGTCCTGTGGTTCGTGGCCATTCCGCTGTCGGGGATGATCGGCGGCCCGCTGTCGGGCTGGATCATGAACGCGTTCGCCGGCGTGCATGGCTGGGCCGGCTGGCAATGGATGTTCGTCATCGAGGCGATTCCTACCGTGGTGGTCGGCCTCATGGTGCTCGGCTACCTGAAGGACGGCGTGCACCAGGCCACCTGGCTGAGCGCCGAGGAAAAGCAGCTGGTGCAGAAAGAGCTGGAAGAAGACAACCGGCAGAAGGTTACCCACGGTTCGGTCGGCGAGTTCATCCGCGACCGCCGCCTGTGGCTGCTGGCTGGCATCTACTTCTGCGTGGTCATGGGCCAGTACGCCATCACCTTCTGGCTGCCGACCCTGATCCGCAATGCCGGCCTGTCCGACCCCTTGCACATCGGCATGATGACCAGCCTGCCGTACCTGTGCGCCATCGTTGCCATGCTGCTGGCCGGGCGCAGTGGCGACAAGCACCAGGAGCGGCGCTGGCATCTGGTGATCCCGATGGTCCTCGGCGCGGCCGGCCTGAGCCTGGCGGCTGTGCTGGGCGGCAACCTGTTGCTGTCGGTGGCCAGCCTGTGCCTGGCGGCGGCGGGCATTCTCTCGGCTTCCTCGTTGTTCTGGATGCTGCCCACCACCTTGCTTGGCGGTGTCTCGGCTGCCGCTGGCATCGCCGCAGTGAACAGCTTCGCCAACCTGGCCGGTTTCTGTTCCCCCTACCTGATCGGCTGGATCACCACCAACACCGGCTCCAGTGCCATCGGCATGTACCTGATCACTGGCGTGCTGCTGTTCGGCGCCACTCTGGTGCTGCGTGTGCCGGCCGCGCTGGTCAATCGTTGA